The Pseudoliparis swirei isolate HS2019 ecotype Mariana Trench chromosome 1, NWPU_hadal_v1, whole genome shotgun sequence genome has a window encoding:
- the apoea gene encoding apolipoprotein Ea encodes MRVFAVILALAVLSGGHARSVSQAEGPMPWEEAVDRFNDYLTELNSMADAAATDARSSQISRELDKLIQDSMAELDKYREDLKTKLVPYTMDAANKLCRDVKELSQRLGHHMAEARDQMEKNSKELQNVMEQNIEDVRYKLSAYTRKLKKRLQKDTQDIKRHVDNFFFEVQAGASNTLEDARTRLDPYFARVRDNAWDKMATLGELIKAQAENVKDKIETAAEDIKVHIEKTAEDVRSTLEDKMEDLKNWFQPLVSKVSGSK; translated from the exons ATGAGGGTCTTCGCTGTAATCCTCGCGCTGGCCGTCCTATCAG GCGGCCATGCCAGAAGCGTGTCTCAGGCCGAGGGCCCGATGCCCTGGGAGGAGGCGGTGGACCGCTTCAACGACTACCTCACGGAGCTGAACTCCATGGCCGACGCGGCGGCGACGGACGCCCGCAGCTCCCAGATCAGCCGAGAACTGGA caAACTGATCCAGGACAGCATGGCCGAGCTGGACAAGTACAGAGAGGACCTGAAGACCAAGCTGGTGCCCTACACCATGGACGCCGCAAATAAGTTGTGCCGAGACGTGAAGGAGCTGAGCCAGCGACTGGGCCACCACATGGCCGAGGCCCGGGACCAGATGGAGAAGAACAGCAAGGAGCTGCAGAACGTGATGGAGCAGAACATCGAGGACGTCCGCTACAAGCTGTCGGCGTACACCCGCAAGTTAAAGAAGCGCCTCCAGAAGGACACGCAGGACATCAAGAG ACACGTCGACAACTTCTTCTTCGAGGTCCAAGCCGGCGCCTCCAACACGCTGGAGGACGCCAGGACGCGCTTGGACCCGTACTTCGCTCGGGTGCGTGACAACGCCTGGGACAAGATGGCCACGCTGGGCGAGCTGATTAAGGCGCAGGCGGAGAACGTGAAGGACAAGATTGAGACCGCGGCCGAGGACATCAAGGTTCACATCGAGAAGACCGCCGAAGACGTGCGGTCCACCCTGGAGGACAAGATGGAGGACCTGAAGAACTGGTTCCAGCCCTTGGTCTCCAAGGTCAGCGGGAGCAAGTGA
- the lipea gene encoding lipase, hormone-sensitive a, translating to MDYKDVFASLETVCEDNISILCGPSELPYGAVAKRLLVCMREIREHGRVLLPVVAGFTAVFHHYDLDEQTPGNGYRTLAKVLLSCLLHIIHKGRYIASNYNSAFFRADHNASEMEAYCSALCQLRALLHLAQQLIHDNGFGQLYSLEGADLSRRFVREYSSMHKACFYGRCLGFQFSPTLRPFLQTIVISMVTYGETYSKQQSGLGLAALSLLTSGKYVIDPELRGAEFERITQNLDMQFWKSFWNLTESGLIGGFSRIASYPVQVNFTLTVPPVTLHLPLASDPSLTAAVSPPVAHSGPGPVHMRLISHELREGQDSEELLAYSRIDPPPITASHLPWVQKQPRSPWLLIHFHGGGFVAQTSRSHENYLRSWSKELRVPILSVDYSLSPEAPFPRALEECYYAYCWALNNCHLLGSTAECVCLAGDSAGGNLCITVSMKAICSGVRVPDGMMVAYPATLLTTDASPSRLLTLFDPLLPLGVLTKCINAYAGADSPTVQTALASGSLSALGRDTAALLSDLTQSASNWIQSYLDPARTSGGTRSLSASPPTGSPSAAARRTPAEATDAANSDGRTGYPEGFEPLRSECLAYVRPTSCPVIRNPFVSPLLAPASLLRGLPPVHIVASALDGLLDDSVMFAKKLRAMQQPVQLTVVEDLPHGFLSLYQLAKETDVAADICMEQIRIIFQGGSQRRRPTPGET from the exons ATGGATTACAAGGACGTGTTTGCGTCCCTGGAGACGGTGTGCGAAGACAACATCTCTATCCTTTGCGGGCCCTCCGAGCTGCCGTACGGCGCCGTGGCCAAGCGGCTGCTCGTGTGCATGAGAGAGATCCGGGAGCACGGCCGCGTCCTGTTGCCCGTGGTCGCCGGCTTCACCGCCGTCTTCCACCACTATGACTTAGACGAGCAGACGCCCGGGAACGGCTACCGCACCCTGGCCAAG gTGTTGCTGTCTTGCCTTCTGCACATCATCCACAAGGGGCGTTACATCGCCTCCAACTACAACAGCGCCTTCTTCCGGGCGGACCACAACGCGTCCGAGATGGAGGCGTACTGCAGCGCGCTGTGCCAGCTGCGGGCGCTGCTGCACCTCGCCCAGCAGCTCATCCACGACAACGGCTTCGGCCAGCTGTACTCCCTGGAGGGCGCTGACCTGAGTCGCCGGTTCGTGCGCGAGTACAGCTCCATGCACAAGGCCTGCTTCTACGGCCGCTGCCTGGGCTTCCAG TTCTCACCAACGCTGCGTCCGTTCCTCCAGACCATAGTGATCAGCATGGTAACCTACGGAGAGACGTACAGTAAACAGCAGTCGGGTTTGG GTCTGGCGGCCCTGTCCCTCCTCACATCGGGGAAGTACGTCATCGATCCGGAGCTGCGGGGCGCCGAGTTCGAACGCATCACCCAGAACCTGGACATGCAGTTCTGGAAGTCCTTCTGGAACCTCACGGAGTCCGGCCTTATCGGA GGCTTCAGCCGGATCGCCTCGTACCCGGTGCAGGTGAACTTCACCCTGACCGTGCCCCCCGTCACTCTGCACCTCCCGCTGGCCTCGGACCCCAGCCTGACGGCCGCCGTGTCCCCTCCCGTGGCCCACTCGGGGCCCGGGCCGGTCCACATGCGGCTGATCTCCCATGAGCTGCGAGAAGGGCAG GACAGCGAAGAGTTGCTCGCCTATTCTCGGatcgaccccccccccatcaccgcGTCCCACCTGCCCTGGGTGCAGAAGCAGCCTCGCTCCCCCTGGCTGCTCATCCACTTCCACGGCGGCGGCTTCGTGGCCCAAACGTCCAGGTCCCACGAG AATTATCTGCGGAGCTGGTCCAAGGAGCTGAGAGTGCCCATCCTCTCCGTGGACTACTCGCTGTCCCCCGAGGCGCCGTTCCCCCGAGCGCTGGAGGAATGCTACTACGCCTACTGCTGGGCTCTGAACAACTGCCACCtgctgg GCTCCACGGcggagtgtgtgtgcctggcGGGCGACAGCGCCGGAGGGAACCTGTGCATCACCGTGTCCATGAAGGCCATCTGCAGCGGCGTCCGGGTCCCCGACGGCATGATGGTGGCCTACCCCGCCACGCTGCTCACCACGGACGCCTCGCCGTCCCGCCTGCTGACGCTGTTCGACCCGCTGCTGCCCCTCGGGGTGCTCACCAAGTGCATCAACGCatacgcag GTGCCGACAGCCCCACGGTGCAGACGGCTCTGGCCAGCGGCAGCCTGAGCGCTCTGGGTCGAGACACGGCGGCGCTGCTCAGCGACCTGACCCAGAGCGCCTCCAACTGGATCCAGTCCTACCTGGACCCCGCGCGGACCTCGGGGGGGACGCGCTCGCTGTCGGCGTCGCCGCCGACGGGGTCCCCGAGCGCCGCGGCTCGCAGGACGCCCGCCGAGGCGACCGACGCGGCGAACAGCGACGGCCGCACGGGTTACCCAGAAGGCTTTGAGCCCCTGCGCTCCGAGTGCCTGGCCTACGTCCGGCCCACTTCCTGCCCCGTCATCAGGAACCCGTTCGTCTCGCCCTTGCTGGCGCCGGCCAGCCTGCTGAGAGGCCTGCCGCCCGTCCACATCGTG GCCTCGGCGCTGGACGGCCTGCTGGACGACTCGGTGATGTTCGCCAAGAAGCTGCGCGCCATGCAGCAGCCGGTGCAGCTGACGGTGGTGGAGGACCTGCCGCACGGCTTCCTCAGCCTCTACCAGCTCGCCAAGGAGACGGACGTGGCCGCCGACATCTGCATGGAGCAGATCAGGATCATCTTCCAGGGAGGAAGCCAACGCCGGCGGCCCACGCCCGGAGAGACTTGA
- the apoa4a gene encoding apolipoprotein A-IV a: MKVLVILVLAVFTAACDANIVRQHPPKSQVDMVKDAFWAYVAEATTTAEVSLKQIRQSELGQEVNTLISESTDAVNKLTDALRTQVAPLTQDLMTKFTQEAELLKTRLEKDLTAASATLRPYAEELVAELQKQVEALRTEAAPYADTMDTEALKAVLLQKSQELRGHLDKSIVQLRAQMVPYTEEIKEKMEQSVEEFQRSMLPLTQSFETQLNQQTQQIQQNLAQRGEELRTKLDAESQNLKKQLTALWESFTKMSQ, encoded by the exons ATGAAAGTCCTCGTGATCCTCGTCCTCGCCGTCTTCACCG CCGCTTGCGATGCCAACATCGTGCGGCAGCACCCGCCCAAGAGCCAGGTGGATATGGTGAAGGACGCTTTCTGGGCCTACGTCGCCGAGGCAACCACCACCGCCGAGGTCTCCCTGAAGCAGATCAGGCAGTCCGAgctgggacaggaagtgaa CACCCTCATCTCCGAGAGCACCGACGCCGTCAACAAGCTCACCGACGCTCTCCGGACTCAGGTGGCTCCCCTGACCCAGGACCTCATGACGAAGTTTACCCAGGAGGCCGAGCTGCTGAAGACCCGCCTGGAGAAGGACCTGACGGCCGCGAGCGCCACCCTGAGGCCCTACGCCGAGGAGCTGGTGGCCGAGCTCCAGAAGCAGGTGGAGGCGCTGAGGACGGAGGCCGCCCCCTACGCCGACACCATGGACACCGAGGCCCTGAAGGCCGTCCTGCTGCAGAAGAGCCAGGAGCTGAGGGGCCATCTGGACAAGAGCATCGTCCAGCTGCGGGCCCAGATGGTGCCCTACACCGAGGAGATTAAGGAGAAGATGGAGCAGAGCGTGGAGGAGTTCCAGAGGAGCATGCTCCCCCTGACCCAGAGCTTCGAGACCCAGCTGAaccagcagacccagcagatCCAGCAGAACCTggctcagagaggagaggagctgaggACCAAGCTGGACGCCGAGAGCCAGAACCTGAAGAAGCAGCTGACCGCTCTGTGGGAGTCCTTCACCAAGATGAGCCAGTAG